In Capillimicrobium parvum, a genomic segment contains:
- a CDS encoding glycosyltransferase → MAWSIIHPILVAIVIAGAMPLIAGCYQFLLAGFNGFFGVWKREGVPGVPLPRVAVIVPAWNEAAVIGRTLDTLMALDYPADRLRVYVVDDASTDETPGVILGKSAEYPGRVFHVRREQGGEGKAHTINHGLRTIRSEDWYEAILIIDADVIFTPRSLRKMARHLTRSEVGAVTAYIKEGSRPENFMNRFIAYEYVNAQAGARRAQNVLGAQACLAGGAQLIRRDAFEAIGGVIDTSSLAEDTFTTLNIQLAGWRVVFEPHAIVWAEEPRDIGGLWKQRLRWGRGNVQVTLRYRRVWLRRWTAGRLGSLSFALIWFSVFLMPAFMISSSLALIVLWLHDRDVSIEAFRLLWFVNLATYLFITLSSFSLDWSAARVAWREAFLFPGLISLAIIAYAIVPDLIGEVGGDAFLLFAYVWLSASMLAAWLVKRIEATRVLGWAARPLLYVVGFGPVLCAITANAYVKEIRGSEMVWEKTEKTGTVGELA, encoded by the coding sequence ATGGCCTGGTCGATCATCCACCCGATCCTCGTGGCGATCGTCATCGCCGGGGCGATGCCGCTCATCGCCGGCTGCTACCAGTTCCTGCTTGCCGGGTTCAACGGCTTCTTCGGCGTGTGGAAGCGCGAGGGTGTGCCGGGCGTGCCGCTGCCGCGCGTCGCGGTCATCGTGCCGGCGTGGAACGAGGCGGCGGTCATCGGGCGCACCCTCGACACGCTCATGGCGCTCGACTACCCGGCCGACCGCCTGCGCGTGTACGTCGTCGACGACGCCAGCACCGACGAGACGCCCGGCGTCATCCTCGGCAAGTCGGCCGAGTACCCGGGCCGCGTCTTCCACGTCCGCCGCGAACAGGGCGGCGAGGGCAAGGCACACACGATCAACCACGGGCTGCGCACCATCCGCTCCGAGGACTGGTACGAGGCGATCCTCATCATCGACGCCGACGTGATCTTCACGCCGCGGTCGCTGCGCAAGATGGCCCGCCACCTGACGCGCTCGGAGGTCGGCGCGGTGACGGCGTACATCAAGGAGGGCAGCCGGCCCGAGAACTTCATGAACCGCTTCATCGCCTACGAGTACGTCAACGCACAGGCGGGGGCGCGGCGCGCGCAGAACGTGCTCGGCGCACAGGCCTGCCTGGCGGGCGGCGCGCAACTGATCCGGCGCGACGCGTTCGAGGCGATCGGCGGGGTGATCGACACGTCCTCGCTGGCCGAGGACACGTTCACGACCCTGAACATCCAGCTCGCCGGCTGGCGGGTCGTCTTCGAGCCGCACGCGATCGTGTGGGCCGAGGAGCCGCGCGACATCGGGGGTCTGTGGAAGCAGCGGCTGCGCTGGGGGCGCGGCAACGTGCAGGTCACGCTGCGCTACCGGCGCGTGTGGCTGCGGCGATGGACGGCGGGGCGACTGGGCAGCCTGAGCTTCGCGCTGATCTGGTTCTCGGTCTTCCTGATGCCGGCGTTCATGATCTCCTCGTCGCTGGCGCTGATCGTGCTGTGGCTGCACGACCGCGACGTGTCGATCGAGGCGTTCCGGCTGCTGTGGTTCGTCAACCTCGCGACGTACCTGTTCATCACGCTGTCGAGCTTCTCGCTGGACTGGTCCGCGGCGCGGGTGGCGTGGCGGGAGGCGTTCCTGTTTCCCGGCCTGATCAGCCTCGCGATCATCGCCTACGCGATCGTCCCCGACCTCATCGGCGAGGTGGGCGGCGACGCGTTCCTGCTGTTCGCCTACGTGTGGCTGTCGGCGTCGATGCTCGCGGCGTGGCTCGTCAAGCGCATCGAGGCGACGCGCGTGCTCGGCTGGGCGGCGCGGCCGCTGCTGTACGTCGTGGGCTTCGGGCCGGTGCTCTGCGCGATCACCGCGAACGCCTACGTCAAGGAGATCCGGGGCTCGGAGATGGTGTGGGAGAAGACCGAGAAGACCGGGACCGTCGGCGAGCTGGCGTGA
- a CDS encoding M48 family metallopeptidase encodes MTLPVHAYKLPEISPRAYQHPADRAATAALGKVPYLDDVVRKLIALGYERALRAASLGAAVRLGQHQLPHIWVLHREAFNALDIEQVPDLYMTQFPLANAATIGVDKPVVLLNSELVRLLDDEGRRAVLAHEAAHVHSDHVLYQTALIILIRLGGAARLPLLAGLPLAAIQLALLEWFRNAELSCDRAAALVTRDPIAVCRSLMIITAGEAAAELNLDAFIQQAMDYDEGRGLDRLTRLTQDLRLTHPMPVRRVRELLAWVRSGEYDRIAGGEYIRRGQEPPLRDEVDAAQDHYTKRVTDAFSQAGSSVSDVGQQLSDWLKRQRPDGEGDAG; translated from the coding sequence ATGACGCTCCCCGTCCACGCGTACAAGCTGCCGGAAATCTCGCCGCGGGCCTACCAGCACCCGGCCGACCGCGCCGCGACCGCCGCCCTGGGGAAGGTCCCGTACCTCGACGACGTGGTGCGCAAGCTCATCGCGCTCGGCTACGAGCGGGCGCTGCGCGCGGCGTCGCTCGGCGCGGCGGTGCGCCTCGGCCAGCACCAGCTGCCGCACATCTGGGTGCTGCACCGCGAGGCGTTCAACGCGCTCGACATCGAGCAGGTGCCCGATCTCTACATGACGCAGTTCCCGCTGGCCAACGCCGCGACGATCGGGGTCGACAAGCCGGTCGTGCTGCTGAACTCGGAGCTCGTGCGGCTGCTCGACGACGAGGGCCGGCGCGCGGTCCTCGCGCACGAGGCGGCGCACGTGCACTCCGACCACGTCCTCTACCAGACCGCGCTGATCATCCTCATCCGGCTCGGCGGCGCGGCGCGGCTGCCCCTGCTGGCCGGCCTGCCGCTCGCGGCGATCCAGCTCGCGCTGCTCGAGTGGTTTCGCAACGCCGAGCTCTCCTGCGACCGTGCCGCGGCGCTCGTCACGCGCGACCCGATCGCGGTCTGCCGCTCGCTCATGATCATCACGGCGGGGGAGGCGGCGGCCGAGCTCAACCTCGACGCGTTCATCCAGCAGGCGATGGACTACGACGAGGGCCGGGGACTCGACCGGCTGACCCGCCTGACGCAGGACCTGCGCCTCACGCACCCGATGCCCGTGCGGCGGGTCCGCGAGCTGCTCGCCTGGGTGCGCTCGGGCGAGTACGACCGGATCGCCGGCGGCGAGTACATCCGCCGCGGGCAGGAGCCGCCGCTGCGAGACGAGGTCGACGCCGCCCAGGACCACTACACCAAGCGCGTCACCGACGCGTTCTCGCAGGCCGGCTCGTCGGTGTCCGACGTCGGCCAGCAGCTCTCGGACTGGCTCAAGCGCCAGCGCCCCGACGGCGAAGGCGACGCCGGCTGA